A window of Perognathus longimembris pacificus isolate PPM17 chromosome 6, ASM2315922v1, whole genome shotgun sequence contains these coding sequences:
- the LOC125353365 gene encoding putative testis-specific Y-encoded-like protein 3, with amino-acid sequence MADQESGVSLETTARPPPGPLHERGARLASAACGDPERPDPTEGPGAALPASAAAGPSLEGGLAQTGAPEPGHAEGCGEATGEGGAICMEEAADQQQVGEEKPEVGAEAREVLGPLDLGGLIMDPLEAIQWELEAASAQADRAYLRLERRFCRMRRLHLARRSFIIQNIPGFWVTAFLNHPQLAALISPRDEDILCYLMNLEVRELRHARTGCRFKFRFWSNPYFRNKVIVKEYECSSSGRVVSVATPIRWHRGQEPPALVHRNRDTVQSFFSWFSQHSLLEADRVAQIIKDDLWPNPLQYYLLGDRSHRARGGLARWPTEVPSRPYGFQSG; translated from the coding sequence ATGGCGGACCAGGAGTCCGGGGTGTCTCTGGAAACCACCGCGCGCCCTCCGCCCGGCCCCCTGCACGAGCGGGGTGCGCGCCTGGCCTCCGCAGCCTGTGGGGACCCCGAGCGCCCGGACCCCACCGAGGGCCCGGGGGCCGCTCTGCCTGCCTCCGCAGCCGCAGGCCCCAGCCTGGAAGGCGGCCTGGCCCAGACCGGGGCCCCGGAGCCCGGTCACGCTGAGGGGTGCGGGGAGGCCACAGGCGAGGGAGGCGCCATCTGCATGGAGGAGGCGGCGGACCAGCAGCAGGTCGGGGAGGAGAAGCCCGAGGTGGGCGCGGAGGCACGGGAGGTCCTGGGGCCGCTGGACCTGGGCGGTCTGATTATGGACCCGCTGGAGGCCATCCAGTGGGAGCTGGAGGCCGCGAGCGCCCAGGCCGACAGGGCCTACCTCCGGCTGGAGCGCAGGTTCTGCAGGATGCGCAGGTTGCACCTGGCCCGGAGGAGCTTCATCATCCAGAACATCCCCGGCTTCTGGGTCACCGCCTTCCTGAACCACCCGCAGCTGGCAGCCCTGATCAGCCCGCGGGATGAAGACATCCTTTGCTATCTTATGAATCTGGAGGTGAGAGAACTCAGACACGCCAGGACAGGTTGCAGGTTCAAGTTCCGCTTTTGGAGCAACCCGTACTTCCGAAACAAGGTGATCGTGAAGGAGTATGAGTGTAGCTCCTCGGGTCGAGTGGTGTCCGTTGCAACTCCCATCCGCTGGCACCGGGGCCAGGAGCCCCCTGCCCTGGTCCACAGAAACCGGGACACGGTGCAAAGCTTCTTCAGCTGGTTTTCACAGCACAGCCTCCTAGAGGCTGACAGGGTTGCCCAAATCATTAAAGATGACCTGTGGCCCAACCCTTTGCAGTACTACCTGCTGGGGGATAGGTCTCACAGAGCCAGGGGAGGCCTGGCAAGGTGGCCCACTGAGG